A single window of Drosophila suzukii chromosome 3, CBGP_Dsuzu_IsoJpt1.0, whole genome shotgun sequence DNA harbors:
- the LOC108007005 gene encoding uncharacterized protein, with protein MCKTVIICLAIVACFSMVLAQTTTPQTCANAPSLNFNNTDFAGKWIELARNPASDVSCITLDVGFWNNTNMLVNVSHSSSNVSTLVDVYESANITLVENGLSGYNVSLVNGQKNETVFVKLLSYVNSTYLIGCSYTNASNVSTSAGFILGRSTYTVQGINIANNDASVNFTNFQNNTYGNVTQLDCRASSAGQTVPLTLISGFLAIALLLIKS; from the exons ATGTGCAAAACTGTGATTATCTGCCTGGCCATCGTGGCCTGCTTTTCGATGGTGTTGGCCCAAACGACCACCCCACAAACCTGTGCCAATGCACCCAGCCTTAACTTCAACAACACGGAT TTCGCTGGCAAGTGGATCGAGTTGGCCCGCAATCCCGCCTCGGATGTGTCCTGCATTACTCTTGACGTGGGATTCTGGAACAACACCAATATGCTGGTGAATGTCAGTCATTCGAGCAGCAACGTCTCCACTCTGGTGGACGTCTATGAAAGTGCAAACATCACCCTGGTGGAAAACGGCTTGTCCGGTTATAATGTCTCCTTGGTTAATGGCCAGAAGAATGAGACGGTCTTCGTCAAACTGCTGAGTTATGTGAACTCCACCTACCTGATTGGATGCAGCTACACCAATGCCAGTAATGTATCGACCAGCGCTGGATTTATTCTGGGCAGATCTACCTACACAGTCCAGGGCATCAACATTGCCAACAATGACGCCTCTGTGAACTTCACCAACTTCCAGAACAACACCTATGGCAATGTCACGCAGTTGGA TTGTCGTGCTAGCTCTGCCGGACAGACTGTGCCCCTGACCCTGATTTCTGGCTTCCTGGCCATTGCCCTGCTGCTGATCAAGTCCTAA